TTATTTAGCAATATGCGGAATAGACCTAGAATCCACTGTCAAAATACTCTTAACAATGGAAAAATCTGGATTGCTCACTACACCTATAGCCGAAGCTATTTTTGCTCCAGTGGGATGTGGTGATATTGCAAATGCATTTTGTAAGCTGATGACTGGCGATATCATGATAACTGGAAAAAAGGGAATTCAATCTCTTACCCCGCTCATAGAGGCACTCGAAAAAGATTTGCCCAAAATTATCCGCATTGATATTCCTGGGCATTCTTATGTCATGTTGGCTTGCGAAAAAAAAACGGAAGGGGTTTTGGGGTATATTTATCAATCCAACGTAGCGTATGACATGGAAGATAATGCTTTTTCCCTTGCTGCATGGCTAATGGATGCGAAGTCGTGTAAAACAAATCTTTCTGAACATGTACAAAAATTAGCGCGACTGATTAATCCTGCTGTTTCTAATTTAGAGAAAGAAAGCATCTATTTTGAGTTATATTCTGCCAAACCCATCGTCGATGTCAAAGTCCCCGCGAACATGAAAGAAATGGTCTCATACATTAATGAGAATATGAGTTTTCAATACACAATCAAATCAATAAACGCTAAAGACATGCTCCATGTTTCAAAACGAATACAGAAAATAATAAGTCAGCACCCTGAAGAACAATTCCAATCCTTGGAGAGCTATATTTCCAGGATGAGAATAGAAACAGAGTGTGATAAAGAATTTTATCCTCTAACAGAGCCCTCCTAAGACGCGTCAAATGCATCCCTACTAAGGATGTGGAGATAAAATGGGTGCGAGCATAACGCAGCACTAAAAAGGCTGCAGTATGTTGGGCATGGCTACGCATCATTTTGTGAACGATTATCTTTCATTAATGGCCAATTATGTTACAATATGGACAACAGTAGATTGGAATTAGCTCGTGTCTTCCTTAGTATCTCCAAAGAATTATCAATGGATAGCCAGTCTCTATTTTTTTCAAAGCATACCTTATGTGGTAGTCACGTTGATCGCAACCATCATGTTTCAACAATATGGGATGACCAATACCCAAGCTGCGTTTTTAACCAGTTTATTTATGATCCCTTGGACAATTAAACCGCTATTTACACCTTTTTTGGAAGATCGTGCTACCAAAAAAAAATTAACCCTTTATGCACAAGCCACCTTGAGCTTCCTTTTTATGTTCATGGCATTAGGCGTCGATACGCCCTATTTTCTTATATTGAGTTCATTAGGTTTTGCAAGTCTTGCCTTTATTTCTTCACTTCATGATATTGTTTCTGATGGTATTTACTTACTTTTAAATAATGAGGAACAAAAAAGATACGTTGCTTGGCGCAGTTTCTTTTATCAAATGGGAAGACTGCTTATTAAAGGAGGCCTATTGGCCCTCATTGGCGGCCTCGCGTTGCACTATCAATTTAATGTATGGCGAATATTTTTTCTCAGCTTATTTGTCATAGGGCTTCTGCTTACCTGTTACCATAAAGTTAAAATCCCAGAAAACGACTCACGAACCGAATCGATTCACTCCAACTATCACCAAATATTTAAAACGCTTTTCTTTAATAAAAAAATCTATCCTATATTACTCTTTATTTTTATATATAATTTTTCCGAAGCCCAAATGCAAAAAATCATTCCTTTATTTTTATTGGATCACGAGGGATTAGCGCTCAACTTATATCAAGTTGGAGAACTCTATGGGATTTTTGGAAGTACCTTATTGATGTTAGGTATTTTTATGTCGGGTTGGCTTCTTACTCATTATAAACTGGAGCTCTGTATCAAAAAGGTAACGGTACTCTTGCTTCTTGGTCATTCACTCTATCTTTTGTTTCCTCTTTTTAATGCAAACCATAACCTACTTTATCTGGTTATTTTATTGAATCAATTCACTGTAGGTTTGGCCAATGGAACCTATATGGGATATCTGTTGGAAGCAGCCAACAAAAGCGCCTACCCAATGTCCATGTACACTGTTTGTACCTCCATCATGGCCTCAAGCTATGTGTTTTTTGGTGCACTCAGTGGTTGGATGGAGCAACAACTGGGTTATTCTGTTTTTTTTCTTTATATTTTCGCAGCAAACATAATGCTTGTCATAATAACTTTTAGAATGATGAATAAGTATGACTGACTTACTGATAACCTTAGAGAATGAATTAGTACAGGCACGCTCGCTTGCTGATTGTGATCTTGCCTTGAGTTATTATTTAAATAAAAAAGGGATTACCACGTTCTCATTTACTTATTATGCCTATCATCCCAATTCAGCCAATCATTTAAAATATGATATGTGTTCCGCCAATTTCAAAGCCTGGCATCAACATTACCTTGCAGAACAATACCAAAATATTGATAGCACACTGAATTTTGTTTATAACAATCATTTACCGATTTATTGGAATTTAAAACAGCAATTGGCACAAGCGGCCAGTGAATCAGAACGTAAAATGCGCGAAGACTCTATCGCCTTTGGCGCAGAAGCAGGCTTATCAATCCCTATCCATGGTCCACATAATAATTTTGCCATTTTGTTATTGGTGCAAATGCAAAATCAGCACTGTAATTTACAGGATAACCGTGCACAATATGATTTTTTTGTTACTGCGCATCTCTACTATCACTACATCCAAACTCATCTTCTCGATCAAATTAGTGAGAAAGAAGCTTTTCATTTAACCCAGCGTGAAATTCAATGCTTGTTGCTGATCGCGGAACAACATTCCGTCAAAGAGATATCTCAACGGCTTGAAATCAGTGAACGAACGGTTAATTTCCATATCCAAAAAATCAATAAAAAATTAGGTACTAAGAATAAATATCAATCCTTGGCTAAGGCCTTAGAATATCAATTATTAACCTTATGATCCCCCTGTCACAATTGACAGTGGTTAATGACCAATTGACAGGATTAAAATTTAACTTCCTGTTCATTGGAGATACATAATGAATTTTTTTAAGAAAATTATTCAATTAACTACGATTGCTGCTTCCCTAATTCCTGTAGGAGCAAATGCAAGCTTAACTTTATACACGACCAATTGGTCTATGTATGGCCAAAATCCTTACGAGTATGATGGAGCTTACAAAATAGGTCGGCCATATGGACAATTAGCTTATGTGTACAATCCGGACATGGTCGCTCAATTCAATAAAGCGGATGTAGTCGCCTGGAGTTTTTTACAAGTATGGAACAGCAAAGATCCCAATCAAGCCCAATATCAAATCCCCTCCAGCTGGGATGGCTTAATGCATTTTGCAGATCTCTGGGGCGAGCTGCCTTTAGAAGGTTCCTGGATCTCACCTTTGCCACCAGAAACAAAAGATTTCCTCGATTTTTGTACCGCAAATCAAGGTTCATGTACTTCCATACAAATGAATGGCAACACCGGTCAAAAAGAATTATTTAATTACACGGATCAAAAAGGTGTGGGGCAACTCAACAGTTTTGGCGCCTTTATTCATTCCAATAAATATACAGCAAAACGCATCATTGCAATTGGTGGTGCCAACACAGTTGAAAATAAGGGAATCAGCACCGCTACATTTGCCGCCATCTTCGCCAATCAAGATAAATTTTTAAATCAATTTAAATCCTGGATGAATCATTTTAAAAATTTAAAGGGAATTGACTATGATTTTGAACCCCCTATTGATTTGCAAACAGGCGGCCAATTACCTCCCGATGCAAATACTCTGGCTGACTACAAACATCTTTTTGATTTAGTCAAAGCCAGCCGACAAACCTTAGGAAAAGATGCTTATATCTCGGTAACCATCACGGTGAACAAAGAGTATTTGGAGCAAATCAATCAATCAGTTGATGGAGGTTGGTTTAAACAAATTGCAAATTATGCCGACAGTGTTAATTTAATGACTTATGATTTACATGGTCCTTGGTCACAAAGCAGTGATCCCTATACAGCAGTGCATGCCTATTTAAAGCAACCAGAAACCAGTCATAAAGATGAGTTTGCCATTAACTATGCAACAGATTCAATTACTGAACAAGTTCTTGCATACGGTATGCCCAAAGAAAAATTACAAGTGGGTCTAGCGGCCTATGGCCGAGGATTTTCTGGGGTAGCACCTGGTGACAACCTTGACCTACCTGGTTTTGAACAACCCTGGACGGGGGCAAGCCATTTTGCTTCTGAATATTCCATACAAGATGGTCTGCTCCCTTATAAATCGGTAGATAAATTGGTAAATCAACTCAATTATAAGAGCTATCGAGTCAATGCCTTTGATGAGAACAATACCCCTTTGATTACGGGTTCTTATCTCTACAACGCAACCGCCAAACAATTTATTGGCTATCAATCTCCTGAGGTAGTTAAGGAGGTATGCCGGTTTATCAAGAACAAACAACTAAAAGGCGCCATTATGTGGAGTGCTGATACCGACTTACCGGTTTCGAATCCCAACAGTTTGGTTGCAGCTTATAAGAGCTTATGCAACTAATCTAGCGAGCTGTCCCCCTTCACCCCAACCCTGTCCCTTTAGGCAAAGGGTTAGGGTGAGAGGAAGCTTGCAATTTTTATTCCTTAACCTGAAA
This sequence is a window from Legionella cherrii. Protein-coding genes within it:
- a CDS encoding MFS transporter encodes the protein MSSLVSPKNYQWIASLYFFQSIPYVVVTLIATIMFQQYGMTNTQAAFLTSLFMIPWTIKPLFTPFLEDRATKKKLTLYAQATLSFLFMFMALGVDTPYFLILSSLGFASLAFISSLHDIVSDGIYLLLNNEEQKRYVAWRSFFYQMGRLLIKGGLLALIGGLALHYQFNVWRIFFLSLFVIGLLLTCYHKVKIPENDSRTESIHSNYHQIFKTLFFNKKIYPILLFIFIYNFSEAQMQKIIPLFLLDHEGLALNLYQVGELYGIFGSTLLMLGIFMSGWLLTHYKLELCIKKVTVLLLLGHSLYLLFPLFNANHNLLYLVILLNQFTVGLANGTYMGYLLEAANKSAYPMSMYTVCTSIMASSYVFFGALSGWMEQQLGYSVFFLYIFAANIMLVIITFRMMNKYD
- a CDS encoding helix-turn-helix transcriptional regulator, which codes for MTDLLITLENELVQARSLADCDLALSYYLNKKGITTFSFTYYAYHPNSANHLKYDMCSANFKAWHQHYLAEQYQNIDSTLNFVYNNHLPIYWNLKQQLAQAASESERKMREDSIAFGAEAGLSIPIHGPHNNFAILLLVQMQNQHCNLQDNRAQYDFFVTAHLYYHYIQTHLLDQISEKEAFHLTQREIQCLLLIAEQHSVKEISQRLEISERTVNFHIQKINKKLGTKNKYQSLAKALEYQLLTL
- a CDS encoding glycoside hydrolase family 18 protein, with the translated sequence MNFFKKIIQLTTIAASLIPVGANASLTLYTTNWSMYGQNPYEYDGAYKIGRPYGQLAYVYNPDMVAQFNKADVVAWSFLQVWNSKDPNQAQYQIPSSWDGLMHFADLWGELPLEGSWISPLPPETKDFLDFCTANQGSCTSIQMNGNTGQKELFNYTDQKGVGQLNSFGAFIHSNKYTAKRIIAIGGANTVENKGISTATFAAIFANQDKFLNQFKSWMNHFKNLKGIDYDFEPPIDLQTGGQLPPDANTLADYKHLFDLVKASRQTLGKDAYISVTITVNKEYLEQINQSVDGGWFKQIANYADSVNLMTYDLHGPWSQSSDPYTAVHAYLKQPETSHKDEFAINYATDSITEQVLAYGMPKEKLQVGLAAYGRGFSGVAPGDNLDLPGFEQPWTGASHFASEYSIQDGLLPYKSVDKLVNQLNYKSYRVNAFDENNTPLITGSYLYNATAKQFIGYQSPEVVKEVCRFIKNKQLKGAIMWSADTDLPVSNPNSLVAAYKSLCN